In a single window of the Drosophila albomicans strain 15112-1751.03 chromosome 3, ASM965048v2, whole genome shotgun sequence genome:
- the LOC117571321 gene encoding sal-like protein 3 → MEGNLFKTMFGLPTSPESSEDYNTDTSDDDVEFVGTYLMEAMTDQENVPNITSNLGKMASVLTTPPMSPQDIHNLQPRDMPSLTAMLSNNYSGYTPTGYIVHIPCFLCKEPFNNINSLKEHLTMHAKQLNGTIINNPTPTAQSMLPTDLFSGAPLISTSTEHAIPLGAPTPVPPTSVTMPPTEPTETLTCEICGRVLRSILGLTLHVRSHYNPDRQKYVAKPFKCHLCRKSYRRQSNLQKHMTCRHGMRPITEALPPLPRPTADPVPTLASDAASATIPTAAAPAAPTAAAEPPAVRQTVPRPIQPPPDDELNIKPSKTIIWSTKLLNAVAAANYSPAVESASKYIAPTEESSQPSIFRPPPKQKYALRSPFCNPNLWADYDNHIP, encoded by the exons ATGGAGGGAAATttg TTTAAGACGATGTTTGGACTGCCCACGAGTCCAGAGTCCAGTGAGGATTACAATACAGATACtagtgatgatgatgtggaATTTGTTGGAACCTATTTAATGGAAGCCATGACAGATCAAGAAAACGTACCGAATATAACCTCAAATTTAGGAAAAATGGCGTCTGTATTGACAACTCCGCCAATGTCACCACAGGACATTCACAACCTGCAACCCAGAGATATGCCATCGCTTACGGCCATGTTATCGAACAATTATTCTGGCTATACTCCAACTGGATACATTGTGCACATTCCCTGCTTCCTGTGCAAGGAACCGTTTAACAACATTAACAGTCTGAAGGAGCACCTCACGATGCATGCTAAGCAATTGAATggaacaataataaataatcccACACCAACTGCACAATCAATGCTGCCCACTGATCTGTTCAGTGGAGCACCGTTAATAAGCACGAGCACAGAACATGCAATTCCGCTTGGTGCACCAACTCCCGTTCCGCCTACAAGTGTCACAATGCCACCAACGGAGCCAACGGAGACTCTCACATGTGAAATATGCGGTAGGGTGCTGAGATCGATACTGGGACTGACGCTCCATGTGCGGAGTCACTACAATCCGGACCGACAGAAGTATGTGGCAAAGCCATTCAAGTGCCATCTGTGCAGAAAATCCTACAGACGTCAATCCAATTTGCAGAAGCATATGACTTGCAGACATGGCATGCGTCCCATCACAGAAGCACTACCTCCACTTCCACGTCCTACTGCAGATCCAGTTCCCACCTTAGCTTCCGATGCGGCTTCAGCTACAATCCCAACTGCGGCTGCACCTGCAGCTCCCACAGCCGCAGCAGAACCTCCAGCGGTTAGGCAAACAGTTCCACGTCCAATTCAGCCACCGCCAGATGATGAGCTGAATATCAAGCCGAGCAAAACAATCATTTGGAGCACCAAACTGCTAAATGCCGTCGCCGCTGCCAATTATAGTCCTGCCGTGGAATCCGCCTCCAAGTACATCGCACCCACGGAGGAGAGCAGTCAACCGTCGATCTTTAGGCCACCGCCAAAGCAGAAATATGCATTACGTTCCCCCTTCTGCAATCC AAATCTGTGGGCGGACTATGATAATCACATCCCATAA